The stretch of DNA CGGGCGGGGCCGCCGTGGGGGTGTTTTGTCTCGCCTACGCCTTGACCGCTGTGCGCAGGGGGTGGATGGCGAGCACCGCCTGCGGGTTGACGGTTTTCCTCGGCGGCGCCGTCCTGTTGCGTTTCCTGCCGTTGTCCCTGTGGCCGACCTTCGGTGCCGTTATCCTCATTCTCCTCGGGGTGTGGTTCCTCTTGCCGACTCCCGATCGGCGGTTCCTCGACGTGTCGTCCCCCTGGTGGGATCTTCCCGCCCGCGCCGTCGTCGCCACCGCGATGGTGATCCTTCTGACCGGCGGGGCGCAGGTCCTCGGGCCGAGGTGGAGCGGTCTTCTCGCGCCGTTCCCCCTGTTCGCCAACGTGACGGTGGCCTTTGCCCACCGGAACCAGGGGCCGCAGGCCGGCCTGGCCGTGTTGCGGGGGATCGCCATGGCCCTGTTCGCCTTCGCGGTCTTCTTCCTGCTCGTCGTCGGTCTTCTCCCCCATGTGGGGATCGGGTGGACCTACGCCCTGGCCGCCGCCGGGGCGGTCGCCGTCAACGGACTTTCCCTGCGGGGACTCCACGGATAACCGGGAGGGGCTCTTTCCGGCGGGCTACGGATAGAGCTGCGTCGTTGCCCACCCCTCGGCCGTCCGGTCGTACCGGAGACGGTCGTGGAGGCGATTTTCGCGGCCCGTCCAGAACTCGAAGGCGCGCGGGATGACGCGGTAGCCCCCCCAGTGGGGCGGACGGGGGACCGGCCCCCCCTGGTGCCTTGCCTCGATCTCCCGCACCCGCGCCTCGAGCGTCTCCCCGAACGGAAGAACCCGGCTCTGGTCCGACGCCCACGCGCCGATTTGGACGCCCCGCGGGCGTCCCGCGAAGTAGGCGTCCGATTCCTCGGGCGCCGTCTTTTCCACCGCTCCCTCGATTCGAACCTGCCGGTTCAGGGATTCCCACCAGAAGAGGAGGGCTGCTCGGGGGGAATCCGCGATCTCTCCGCCTTTGCCGCTTCCGTAGTTCGTATGGAAAACGAATCCTTTGGCGTCGAAGGAGCTGAGCAGCACCATGCGGGACGCAGGGCTTCCGTCGGCGCGTACGGTCGACAGGGACATCGCGTTGGGCATGGGAAGCGACGATCGGTTCGCCTCGTCGTACCAGTCGCAAAAAAGAGCGAACGGGCCCGGGTTTTCCACGAGTTGCCCCATGCTCTTTCCTCCCTTCCCCCCGGATTCCCGGATTGTTCGACCCCGGACGAAGGAAGGGATCACTCCCCCGGGATGACTTCACTATGGTCGCGAGAACGCCGCTTCCGCTTTTTCCCTTCCGATCCGGATCAGTTCGCGCGCCCGGTAGATCTCGTACACGCCGCAGACGTCCCGCGGGATCTCGATCAACACCTCGGGGGAATATGCCGCCAGCTGGAACCGGGCGATCATGTCCTGCATGGTGTCCATCGAGCGGAACATGATATCGGACCATCCCAACGTTTCTTTCCTGACGCTCCGTTGCTGGGAGAGATCGGCGAGGAACTGGACGATGCGTTGGCGATAGCTCCCCGTTTCGTCGTCGTCCGGGCCCTCTTCCCCATCGGCGGCCTCGAGGTCGCCCGTCGGTTGCGCGCTTGCGTTCACGGCGACCGTCAGGTCCGTGCGGTCCCGTAAGGTCGGGCCGATCGGGACCGGATTGACCAGGCCGCCATCGACGAACTGCCGTCCTTCGATCGTGTGGGGGGTAAAGATCATGGGGATCGCGATCGAGGCGCGAATTGCG from Candidatus Deferrimicrobiaceae bacterium encodes:
- the pdxH gene encoding pyridoxamine 5'-phosphate oxidase, yielding MGQLVENPGPFALFCDWYDEANRSSLPMPNAMSLSTVRADGSPASRMVLLSSFDAKGFVFHTNYGSGKGGEIADSPRAALLFWWESLNRQVRIEGAVEKTAPEESDAYFAGRPRGVQIGAWASDQSRVLPFGETLEARVREIEARHQGGPVPRPPHWGGYRVIPRAFEFWTGRENRLHDRLRYDRTAEGWATTQLYP
- a CDS encoding patatin-like phospholipase family protein, with the translated sequence MARPKPTVSLVLGSGGARGLAHIGVIDWLTENGYAIRSIAGSSMGALIGGIYAAGKLDLFTRWVTNLQRMDVIRLLDLSFGSSGLFKGERVIGVLQELIGDQNIEDLPVPFTAVATDIRNGKEVWLSRGPLFDAIRASIAIPMIFTPHTIEGRQFVDGGLVNPVPIGPTLRDRTDLTVAVNASAQPTGDLEAADGEEGPDDDETGSYRQRIVQFLADLSQQRSVRKETLGWSDIMFRSMDTMQDMIARFQLAAYSPEVLIEIPRDVCGVYEIYRARELIRIGREKAEAAFSRP